A stretch of Desulfurivibrio alkaliphilus AHT 2 DNA encodes these proteins:
- a CDS encoding cytochrome c3 family protein produces the protein MSVWLLIITAQAQAQPVGSLLEESSKRECAVCHVMWMDEFKQDVETLIPWVGDNVLMKNTYGVVSDEDMCYSCHDGYIADDRYVWTGKRHTVFEKPSEKVEIDERRFPLSVNDEIYCGTCHTIHSAQSGEVEELSYDLFLRMENPNSEMCMACHQDYDAGPAKGRHSIGEEIKKGFPSDLREMRLRPGRKMTDEVICNSCHVVHGAKQQESLLPVAAGMANFCGQCHEDQNIRRAGEGDFLAHVMDVEFDQAEFPATLEEAGAWLEDDRLTCQSCHNIHQAQDDQALLVMVPGRESDLCLSCHDNKKVIKDTPHNLLITDRELRLKNLNRQHVEDAGLCGICHSAHGWQQEMRVGEDPATEACNTCHGPGRGRMEMELAGPYSHSVGVDLEGASPRDDHGLPLYNHDFTPGDKVYCNTCHDSHQSLGQVYGTLEGRDERGLISTRFLRVEDFTEMCSRCHTEQMVVEGANHDPRLFELEYRNIRGELPGMSGACGACHLMHEGPEPVGFAVAPPEVSYPEAISRNPENFYCLSCHEENRVGREKLIGEISHPMGEKPAIGESSEELAELEITCLSCHDVHRWAPGQTEPGPGYLMEGDVSSSFLLIDNRHGELCAQCHRTPALVIDSDHDLSAHAGRAVELGVCEQCHAPHNAHGDRLWGRDLTGVLPGEKEPNRLCLDCHRPGEPGEKSQVSLYRHPEALLLTDPALLARLDLADPEATMAAVEREFVCATCHDPHVWSRQLLAREDKVVTSPQQAFLKLGDPADTFCVDCHGSEVRTKYLFYHEEKARTEDSPYYADDPVGALRELLRRFRGN, from the coding sequence ATGTCGGTTTGGTTGCTGATCATCACTGCTCAGGCCCAGGCCCAACCTGTCGGTTCTTTGCTTGAAGAATCATCCAAGCGGGAGTGCGCCGTCTGTCATGTTATGTGGATGGACGAGTTCAAACAGGATGTTGAAACCCTGATCCCTTGGGTGGGTGACAATGTGTTAATGAAAAACACCTACGGCGTGGTCAGTGATGAGGATATGTGCTACAGCTGCCATGACGGTTACATCGCCGATGACCGGTACGTCTGGACCGGTAAACGGCATACGGTGTTTGAAAAACCATCGGAGAAGGTGGAGATTGATGAGCGACGCTTCCCATTAAGCGTCAACGATGAGATTTACTGCGGCACCTGTCACACCATCCATTCGGCCCAGTCCGGGGAAGTTGAAGAGTTGAGTTACGATCTTTTTTTACGCATGGAAAACCCCAACTCAGAGATGTGCATGGCCTGCCATCAGGATTATGACGCCGGTCCCGCCAAGGGACGCCACTCCATCGGTGAGGAGATAAAAAAGGGTTTCCCCTCGGATTTGAGAGAAATGCGCCTGCGGCCGGGGCGGAAAATGACCGATGAGGTCATCTGTAACTCCTGTCACGTGGTGCATGGGGCCAAACAGCAGGAGAGCCTTTTGCCGGTGGCGGCAGGGATGGCCAACTTCTGCGGCCAGTGCCATGAAGACCAAAATATCCGACGGGCCGGCGAAGGTGATTTTCTGGCCCACGTGATGGATGTGGAGTTTGATCAGGCCGAATTCCCCGCCACCCTGGAAGAAGCCGGCGCCTGGCTGGAAGACGACCGGCTGACCTGCCAGTCCTGTCATAATATCCACCAGGCGCAGGACGATCAGGCCCTGCTGGTGATGGTCCCGGGCCGGGAATCGGATCTTTGCCTCTCTTGTCATGACAACAAAAAGGTGATCAAAGACACCCCCCACAACCTGCTGATCACCGATCGTGAATTGCGGCTGAAAAACCTCAACCGGCAGCATGTGGAAGATGCCGGCCTGTGCGGCATCTGTCACAGCGCCCACGGCTGGCAGCAGGAGATGAGGGTCGGCGAGGACCCGGCCACCGAGGCCTGCAACACCTGCCACGGCCCCGGCCGCGGGCGGATGGAGATGGAACTGGCCGGACCGTACAGCCATAGCGTCGGGGTCGATCTCGAAGGCGCCAGCCCCCGGGATGATCATGGTCTGCCGCTTTACAACCACGACTTCACTCCGGGTGACAAGGTTTACTGCAACACCTGCCACGATTCCCACCAGTCGTTGGGGCAGGTTTACGGCACCCTGGAAGGGCGGGATGAACGGGGTCTGATCTCCACCCGTTTTTTGCGGGTGGAAGACTTCACCGAGATGTGCTCCCGCTGCCATACCGAGCAGATGGTGGTGGAAGGAGCCAACCATGATCCCCGCCTGTTTGAACTGGAATACCGCAATATCCGCGGCGAGTTGCCGGGGATGAGCGGCGCCTGCGGGGCCTGCCATTTGATGCATGAAGGGCCGGAGCCGGTGGGCTTTGCGGTGGCGCCGCCGGAGGTGAGTTATCCCGAGGCCATCAGCCGCAACCCGGAAAACTTCTACTGTCTCTCCTGTCACGAGGAAAACCGGGTGGGCCGGGAAAAACTGATCGGCGAAATCAGCCATCCCATGGGGGAAAAGCCGGCCATTGGCGAGAGCAGCGAGGAGCTGGCCGAGCTGGAAATCACCTGCCTCTCCTGCCATGATGTCCATCGCTGGGCGCCCGGCCAGACCGAACCGGGTCCGGGCTACCTGATGGAAGGGGATGTGAGCAGCAGCTTCCTGCTCATCGACAACCGCCACGGCGAGCTTTGCGCCCAGTGCCACAGAACTCCGGCCCTGGTCATCGACAGCGACCACGACCTCTCGGCCCATGCCGGCCGGGCCGTCGAGCTGGGGGTTTGCGAACAGTGCCATGCCCCCCACAACGCCCACGGCGACCGGCTTTGGGGGCGCGATTTGACCGGCGTGCTGCCCGGGGAGAAGGAGCCCAACCGGCTTTGTCTGGATTGCCATCGGCCCGGTGAGCCCGGCGAGAAATCCCAGGTGAGCCTGTACCGTCATCCGGAGGCCCTGCTGCTGACCGATCCGGCCTTGCTGGCCCGGCTTGATCTGGCTGACCCCGAGGCGACCATGGCGGCGGTGGAGCGGGAATTTGTCTGCGCCACCTGCCACGATCCCCACGTCTGGAGCCGGCAACTGCTGGCCCGGGAGGACAAGGTCGTAACATCGCCCCAGCAGGCCTTCCTCAAGCTGGGCGACCCAGCCGACACCTTCTGTGTGGATTGCCACGGCAGTGAGGTGCGGACCAAATACCTGTTTTATCACGAGGAAAAGGCACGCACCGAAGACAGCCCTTACTACGCCGACGAT
- a CDS encoding formate dehydrogenase subunit gamma, with the protein MTSSGNDNQRPMTELPVSPYEFRRNRIYVYNGEKFFFRFSLHQRIQHIWLALSVLILILTGFPLKFPDSAFWQQVFALLGGIEMAPILHRIAGVALCTLFVYHMIYFIALFYREDIKPMRQRGEFSLWNALVAFYNIPMIPHVKDGTDLVDYVKYHLFISDKKPRYDKFMWKEKFDYFAVYWGTPLLGLTGIFMWNLEFFSHYLPGIVFNISYIAHTDEALLAASFLLVWHIYNTHLHRHKFPMGRVFITGYLSEHDMIEEHYDEYVVMMKAEGLEHEIKGQYDPSEHEHHWQERKSTKLIFGGVISAVSVVLIWMILDLSIYSSHGFFPRERPKLIEPPPQTVLEEVRLEGISALEGFNNKEEYRGYRLDSIEGLSGHFHNVGIDIASDRHSSCVACHGDLVHEDIEEIRSYINMHTFYFSCEVCHVPQHQNGEELFSTFRWFSKDDGEVQEEAFGCDTRVEERVECRISPFVRRNGRLERFDGPDLAALSLEYQELQATLSRGQRVDYLRRIHDGLTPEPISCRDCHDPEIQYLPMRELGYSEHRIRELTGTAILGLLEKHDQEERFHLPQLFSPRREGR; encoded by the coding sequence ATGACAAGTAGCGGCAACGATAACCAACGGCCCATGACGGAGCTGCCCGTTTCTCCTTATGAGTTCCGGAGAAACCGGATCTATGTCTACAACGGCGAGAAGTTTTTCTTCCGCTTCAGCCTGCACCAACGGATCCAGCACATCTGGCTGGCCCTGTCGGTACTGATTCTGATCCTCACCGGGTTTCCCCTGAAGTTTCCGGACTCGGCTTTCTGGCAGCAGGTCTTCGCCCTGCTGGGCGGGATCGAGATGGCTCCCATCCTGCATCGGATCGCCGGGGTGGCCCTGTGTACGCTGTTTGTCTACCACATGATCTACTTCATCGCCCTTTTTTACCGGGAAGACATCAAGCCCATGCGCCAGCGCGGCGAGTTCTCTCTCTGGAACGCCCTGGTGGCCTTTTACAACATCCCGATGATTCCCCATGTAAAAGACGGCACCGACCTGGTGGATTACGTAAAATACCACCTTTTTATCAGCGACAAAAAACCCCGTTACGATAAGTTCATGTGGAAGGAGAAGTTCGACTACTTCGCCGTCTACTGGGGTACCCCGCTGCTTGGTCTGACCGGCATCTTCATGTGGAACCTGGAATTCTTCTCCCATTATCTGCCCGGGATTGTTTTCAACATCTCCTACATCGCCCATACCGACGAGGCCCTGCTGGCCGCCAGCTTCCTGTTGGTCTGGCATATCTACAACACCCATCTGCATCGCCACAAGTTTCCCATGGGCCGGGTATTCATCACCGGTTACCTGTCGGAACACGACATGATCGAGGAGCATTACGACGAGTACGTGGTGATGATGAAGGCCGAGGGCCTGGAGCATGAAATCAAGGGCCAGTATGATCCCAGCGAGCATGAGCACCACTGGCAGGAAAGAAAGTCCACCAAATTGATCTTTGGTGGGGTCATTTCCGCGGTTTCCGTGGTGCTGATCTGGATGATCCTGGATCTCTCCATCTACAGCTCCCACGGCTTTTTCCCCCGGGAGCGGCCCAAGTTGATTGAACCGCCGCCGCAAACGGTGCTTGAAGAGGTGCGGCTGGAGGGCATCAGCGCCTTGGAAGGATTCAACAACAAGGAGGAGTACCGGGGCTACCGGCTGGATTCCATCGAGGGCTTGAGCGGGCACTTCCATAACGTGGGCATCGACATCGCCTCGGACCGGCACTCCTCCTGTGTGGCTTGCCATGGTGACCTGGTGCATGAGGATATCGAAGAGATCCGCTCCTACATTAACATGCATACCTTCTACTTTTCCTGCGAGGTGTGCCATGTGCCCCAGCACCAGAACGGGGAAGAGCTGTTCAGCACCTTCCGCTGGTTCTCCAAAGATGACGGTGAGGTCCAGGAAGAGGCCTTTGGCTGCGATACCCGGGTGGAAGAGCGGGTCGAATGCCGCATCTCCCCCTTCGTACGGCGTAACGGCCGGCTGGAGCGCTTCGACGGACCCGATCTGGCCGCTTTGAGCCTTGAATATCAGGAGCTGCAGGCCACATTAAGCCGTGGTCAGCGGGTGGATTATCTGCGCCGTATCCACGACGGCCTGACCCCGGAGCCGATTTCCTGCCGGGATTGCCACGATCCGGAGATCCAGTACCTGCCCATGCGGGAGTTGGGTTACTCAGAACACCGGATCAGGGAGTTGACCGGTACTGCCATCCTGGGTTTGCTGGAAAAACACGACCAGGAAGAGCGTTTTCACCTGCCCCAGCTTTTCTCACCGCGCCGGGAGGGTCGCTGA
- a CDS encoding multiheme c-type cytochrome, protein MRLSGKTLPALGALCCLLLVSLAWSQEAAADRYYHADAENCMMCHKYPGLSRVDDNRELRLLFINERLLEHGPHYRVQCGDCHSDIDMVPHTLPVEEVNCLKQCHIVEPSTGERFSHERIQDFMTRGAHSRYDEEGNLKKYADDMPGCIDCHREEPMYQPMTYFKGDAYEGLDEQAMERCISCHEGEGFTESFYKHVSSRLEHTRSADVIEQMCANCHDNPDIIERHGLKRAVYSYKYTFHAKWTAFGGRTQPDCTDCHSNRGESVHLIRSQEDPLSAIHPDNRQATCSQIGCHENAGPYVGDIGVHIDTHLPEFIVERYVYYMFIVLLAGVLIGVYVLMILEQIRGLFPNASLIKERDKNHDK, encoded by the coding sequence ATGAGGTTGAGCGGAAAGACATTACCGGCCCTGGGGGCGCTGTGCTGCCTGCTGCTGGTCTCCCTGGCCTGGAGCCAGGAGGCGGCGGCGGATCGCTACTATCACGCCGATGCGGAAAACTGCATGATGTGCCACAAATACCCGGGCCTGTCCAGGGTGGACGATAACCGGGAATTGCGCCTGCTGTTCATTAACGAACGGTTGCTGGAGCATGGACCCCATTACCGGGTGCAGTGCGGCGATTGCCATAGCGACATCGACATGGTTCCCCATACGCTGCCGGTGGAGGAGGTCAACTGCCTCAAGCAGTGCCATATCGTAGAGCCCTCCACCGGGGAGCGTTTCAGCCATGAGCGGATCCAGGATTTCATGACCCGGGGCGCTCACTCCCGCTACGATGAAGAGGGCAACCTGAAAAAGTACGCCGACGATATGCCGGGCTGTATCGACTGCCACCGGGAAGAGCCCATGTACCAGCCCATGACCTACTTCAAGGGTGATGCTTACGAGGGCCTCGATGAACAGGCCATGGAGCGCTGTATCTCCTGCCATGAAGGGGAAGGGTTCACCGAGTCCTTTTACAAGCATGTCAGCAGTCGCCTGGAGCATACCCGCTCCGCCGATGTTATCGAGCAGATGTGCGCCAACTGCCACGACAACCCGGATATCATCGAGCGCCATGGCCTTAAGCGGGCGGTTTACTCCTATAAGTATACCTTCCACGCCAAGTGGACCGCCTTCGGCGGCCGCACCCAGCCTGACTGTACCGACTGCCACAGCAACCGCGGTGAGTCGGTGCATCTGATTCGCAGCCAGGAAGACCCCCTGTCTGCCATTCATCCCGACAACCGGCAGGCCACTTGCAGCCAGATCGGCTGCCATGAAAACGCCGGGCCTTACGTGGGCGATATCGGGGTTCATATCGACACCCACTTGCCGGAGTTCATAGTCGAGCGCTACGTATACTACATGTTCATCGTGCTTCTGGCCGGCGTACTGATCGGGGTTTACGTGCTGATGATTCTCGAGCAGATTCGGGGCCTTTTCCCGAATGCCAGTTTGATCAAAGAAAGGGACAAGAATCATGACAAGTAG
- a CDS encoding NHL repeat-containing protein codes for MFWFAALLLAGVMLLAMGPSSALASLNYEKIVVEFDFAIEQGAGQALEQPTDLSVVDGELYVLDGMNHRVAVFDLDGNYRRQFGSPREIPRAIGICASGEGGVYVPDAETGRLLAYSARGELLRSFNVAPVREGEKPDITDCVVSPAGEIFLADNNNHRVQVYNREGERLRHWGRFGEAGNEFRFPATLDIDADGVIFVVDVINNRVKGFRASGRPAQWLGGWGITPGRLFRPKGVLVVGDRAFVSDSYTGVIQVFRTAGGLVGILADSQGENIRFRTPTNMVFANNRLYVVEQLENRVSVWRLEP; via the coding sequence ATGTTCTGGTTTGCCGCGCTGCTGCTGGCCGGGGTGATGCTGCTGGCCATGGGGCCGAGTTCGGCCCTGGCCTCCCTGAACTACGAGAAGATCGTGGTGGAGTTTGATTTTGCCATAGAACAGGGGGCTGGCCAGGCTCTGGAGCAACCCACCGATCTGAGTGTCGTCGATGGCGAGCTTTATGTCCTGGATGGCATGAACCACCGGGTGGCGGTTTTCGATCTCGACGGCAACTATCGCCGCCAGTTCGGCAGCCCGCGCGAAATTCCCCGGGCCATCGGGATCTGCGCCAGCGGCGAAGGGGGGGTTTACGTGCCGGATGCTGAAACCGGGCGCCTGCTGGCCTATTCAGCCCGGGGCGAGCTGTTGAGAAGTTTTAACGTCGCCCCGGTAAGGGAAGGAGAAAAGCCGGATATCACCGATTGCGTGGTCTCCCCGGCTGGAGAGATTTTTCTGGCCGACAATAACAACCACCGAGTTCAGGTCTACAACCGGGAAGGCGAAAGGCTCCGTCACTGGGGGCGATTCGGGGAAGCCGGCAATGAGTTCCGGTTTCCCGCCACCCTGGATATCGATGCTGACGGGGTAATATTTGTGGTGGATGTGATCAACAACCGGGTCAAAGGTTTTCGCGCCTCCGGGCGGCCGGCCCAGTGGCTGGGGGGCTGGGGGATCACCCCGGGCCGGCTGTTCCGCCCCAAAGGGGTTTTGGTGGTGGGCGACAGGGCCTTTGTGTCCGACAGTTATACCGGGGTGATCCAGGTTTTTCGGACGGCCGGCGGTTTGGTGGGCATCCTGGCTGATTCCCAGGGTGAAAATATCCGCTTTCGGACCCCCACCAACATGGTCTTCGCCAATAATCGCCTCTATGTGGTGGAACAGCTGGAAAACCGGGTAAGCGTATGGAGATTGGAACCATGA